One genomic segment of Vicia villosa cultivar HV-30 ecotype Madison, WI unplaced genomic scaffold, Vvil1.0 ctg.000306F_1_1, whole genome shotgun sequence includes these proteins:
- the LOC131626569 gene encoding pectinesterase inhibitor-like, which translates to MIRFSISVFVFAILLSICSSTNKVVDVDAICKQTKDPSFCSNLLNSKPGGVGQDLVSLVQYTLDVALSNTTNTVHLIEVLIAQNGSDVEAQFHYNVCYRRFVSVIGGIVNARESLKLRDYYNAISSVSYIRLMIDYCLKASGPGEPPYHGNPMVPKYADVVDQVAIIMDFILRKICDDKSHYNLCFFTTSTKWVIDPSKYYR; encoded by the coding sequence ATGATACGTTTCTCTATCtctgtgtttgtgtttgctattCTTCTTTCAATATGCTCCTCTACAAACAAAGTTGTGGACGTGGATGCTATTTGCAAACAAACAAAGGATCCTTCATTTTGTTCAAATCTTCTGAATTCGAAGCCTGGAGGTGTCGGCCAAGATCTTGTCAGCCTTGTACAATACACCCTTGATGTCGCTCTTTCCAACACGACCAACACCGTCCACTTAATCGAAGTTTTAATCGCACAAAACGGCAGTGATGTTGAGGCACAATTTCACTACAACGTATGTTACCGTCGTTTTGTGAGTGTTATTGGTGGGATTGTGAATGCTCGAGAAAGCTTGAAGTTGAGAGATTATTACAATGCGATTAGTTCTGTAAGTTATATAAGACTGATGATTGATTATTGTCTCAAGGCAAGTGGTCCTGGTGAACCTCCTTATCATGGTAACCCTATGGTGCCAAAATATGCTGATGTCGTCGATCAAGTTGCTATTATAATggattttattttaagaaaaatttgTGATGATAAAAGTCATTATAATTTGTGTTTCTTTACAACCTCAACTAAATGGGTTATTGATCCATCTAAATACTATAGATGA